The following coding sequences are from one Eleginops maclovinus isolate JMC-PN-2008 ecotype Puerto Natales chromosome 13, JC_Emac_rtc_rv5, whole genome shotgun sequence window:
- the agr2 gene encoding anterior gradient protein 2 homolog, translating to MIKALLLALLVLVAVSSAFGKYIPKTGKRIPQTLSRGWGDQLIWAQTYEEALYWSRSRNKPLMVIFHLEDCPHSAALKKILADDNDIQKRLDEDFIVLNLMYETTDKHLSPDGQYVPRILFVDPSMTVRADINGPYRNRLYAYEPSDLKNLKKNMDAAKKLLKSEL from the exons ATGATCAAAGCGTTGCTGTTGGCACTCTTGGTCCTGGTGGCCGTGTCCTCCGCCTTCGGGAAATACATCCCCAAAACCGGGAAGAGGATCCCTCAGACTCTCTCCAGAG GTTGGGGTGATCAGCTGATCTGGGCTCAGACTTATGAAGAGGCCCTCTACTGGTCCAGGTCAAG aaacaaGCCTCTGATGGTCATCTTCCACCTGGAGGACTGCCCTCACAGCGCCG caCTGAAGAAGATCTTGGCTGATGACAACGACATCCAGAAAAGGCTGGATGAGGACTTCATCGTCCTCAATCTCATG TATGAAACCACAGACAAACATCTCTCTCCTGATGGGCAGTATGTTCCCAGAATCCTGTTTGTCG ACCCTTCAATGACGGTGAGGGCGGACATCAACGGACCATACAGGAACCGCCTGTATGCCTACGAACCATCTGACCTCAAAAACT TGAAGAAAAACATGGATGCAGCTAAGAAGCTCCTGAAGTCTGAGCTGTGA